A single genomic interval of Camelina sativa cultivar DH55 chromosome 11, Cs, whole genome shotgun sequence harbors:
- the LOC104728724 gene encoding uncharacterized protein LOC104728724 produces the protein MSNWSSDHEVDQMVEEEVDSIVEGIQYNYTKEEEPPAPIFRRVHINRDREEGHTRLRNDYFGENPTYTPAMFRRRFRMNKPLFECIVSTIENGVPYFRQRRDATGRLGLSALQKCSAAIRMMAYRCLADAVDEYLRLVETTAHKCLENFVDGDIHLFGDVYLRRPTAEDLQRLLNIGEQRGFPGMVGSIDCMHWEWKNCPTAWKGQYSRGSGKPTIVLEAVASQELWIWHAFFGPLEGRAPRVSYVVNRHQYEMAYYFTDGIYPKWTTFIQSITLPRGRKAKLFAQCQEACRKYVERAFGVLQARFAIVKNPTLFGIKEK, from the exons ATGTCTAATTGGAGTTCTGATCATGAAGTTGATCaaatggtagaggaggaagTTGATAGTATAGTGGAAGGGATTCAGTACAACTACACTAAAGAGGAAGAACCACCAGCTCCAATATTTCGACGAGTGCACATAAATAGAGACCGCGAAGAAGGCCACACTCGGCTACGGAATGATTATTTTGGTGAGAATCCGACTTACACTCCCGCTATGTTCCGCCGtcgctttagaatgaacaaaccattgttcGAATGCATAGTCAGTactattgagaatggagtcccGTACTTCAGACAAAGACGAGATGCTACTGGAAGGCTCGGTCTTTctgcacttcaaaaatgttctGCAGCTATACGTATGATGGCATACAGATGTTTGGCAGATGCGGTGGATGAATATTTACGACTAGTTGAAACAACCGCACACAAATGCCTTGAAAATTTTGTAGACGGAGATATCCATCTATTTGGAGACGTTTATCTCAGACGACCTACAGCGGAAGACCTCCAAAGATTACTGAATATTGGAGAACAACGCGGTTTCCCCGGAATGGTGgggagcatagattgtatgcattgggagtggaagaattgtccaactGCATGGAAAGGACAATATTCACGTGGATCTGGAAAACCGACAATCGTACTAGAGGCAGTGGCATCCCAAGAGttatggatttggcacgcatTTTTCGGACCACTGG AGGGCCGAGCTCCAAGAGTTTCATACGTTGTCAATAGACATCAATACGAAATGGCGTACTACTTCACTGACGGTATTTATCCCAAATGGACaactttcatccaatcaattACACTACCACGTGGCCGAAAAGCTAAACTCTTTGCTCAATGTCAAGAAGCATGCCGTAAATATGTAgagcgtgcctttggagtcttgcaagctcgatttgcaatcGTGAAGAATCCCACACTTTTTGGGATAAaggaaaaatag